Proteins from a genomic interval of Musa acuminata AAA Group cultivar baxijiao chromosome BXJ1-9, Cavendish_Baxijiao_AAA, whole genome shotgun sequence:
- the LOC135592337 gene encoding probably inactive leucine-rich repeat receptor-like protein kinase At3g28040, with product MMVKGDAPVHSGSCFLQPPERMMRLPDVLLLQILLLPVFACAVDLPAPLNDEVMGLIVFKAALEDPTAALASWNEADATPCGWAHVWCDPRTSRVVRVALDSLSLSGPLPRGLDRLPALAALSLSNNNLSGPVPPGLSLLPALRSLDLSRNAFSGSLPGDLAFLPSIVSLDLSSNALSGPLPDSLFSAATCGSLRFLSLAGNRLEGPFPSALSRCSFLLYINLSNNRFSGSPDFETGLWSLSRLRVLDLSHNSFSGPVPDGIANLHRLRNLQLNGNRFSGTIPAGVGLCRHLSILDLSYNSFEGALPSSMRYLGSLTSLKLSDNQLSGDVPAWIGNLTTIQQVDLSNNKLAGNLPASLGGLKEVNYLSLSNNLLTGAIPDTVAGCTKLSELHLKGNRLNGSVPLGLFDLGLQVLDLSSNELTGTVPAGSTWISETLQSLDLSDNKLNGTIPPEMALFFGLTYLNLSWNDLRTQLPPELGLFRNLSVLDLRSSALYGSIPGDLCESGSLSVLQLDGNSLTGPIPEEIGNCSSLYLLSLSHNSLNGSIPASMSQLKNLEILNLEFNNLSGEIPEQLGGLDNLLAVNISHNQLIGRLPMGGIFQSLDSSALQGNLGLCTPLVMEPCKLDVPKPLVLDPDAYARGNGNGLPAVTNPAMPMRHRRFLSVSAIVAISAAVVIFLGVMAVTLLNMSARRRAGLMENALERVCSSSTRSGGSDLGTMVVFGPGSNLRPEDLAVGTEALLAKATELGRGVFGTVYRASVGEERVFAIKKLSTANIVQHQEDFDREVQRLGKVRHRNLMQLEGYYWTPELQLLISDYAHHGSLHSRLHKRTESTPPLPWRDRFKIALGTAKGLAHLHQSVRPPIIHYNLKPTNILLDENCHPKISDFGLARLLQKLDKHIISSRFQSAMGYMAPELACQSLRVNEKCDVYGYGVLIAELVTGKKPVEYGDDDVVILIDHVRALLEQGRVLDCVDSSMGEFPEEEVLPVLKLGLVCTSQIPSSRPSMAEVVQILQVIKAPL from the exons ATGATGGTGAAAGGAGACGCACCGGTGCATAGCGGCAGCTGTTTCTTGCAGCCGCCGGAGAGGATGATGAGACTTCCTGATGTGCTCCTACTTCAAATCCTTCTTCTGCCGGTGTTCGCCTGCGCCGTGGATCTTCCGGCGCCGCTGAACGACGAGGTGATGGGCCTCATCGTGTTCAAGGCGGCGCTGGAGGACCCGACGGCGGCGCTGGCGTCGTGGAACGAGGCGGACGCTACCCCGTGCGGCTGGGCGCACGTCTGGTGCGACCCTCGCACGTCCCGGGTCGTTCGCGTCGCCCTCGACTCGCTCTCCCTCTCTGGCCCCCTCCCCCGCGGCCTCGACCGCCTCCCGGCCCTCGCCGCCCTCTCCTTGTCCAACAACAACCTCTCCGGGCCCGTCCCCCCgggcctctccctcctccccgccCTACGCTCCCTCGATCTCAGCCGCAACGCCTTCTCCGGCAGCCTCCCCGGAGACCTCGCTTTTCTCCCCTCCATCGTCTCCCTCGACCTGTCCTCCAACGCGCTCTCCGGCCCTCTCCCGGACTCCCTGTTCTCCGCCGCCACCTGCGGCTCGCTCCGGTTCCTCTCGCTCGCCGGGAACCGCCTCGAGGGCCCCTTTCCGTCCGCATTGTCCCGCTGCTCTTTTCTGCTCTACATTAACCTCTCCAACAACCGATTCTCTGGCTCCCCGGACTTTGAGACCGGCCTATGGTCTCTCTCCAGGCTCCGAGTGCTTGACCTGTCCCATAATTCCTTCTCCGGACCTGTTCCCGATGGCATCGCGAATTTGCATCGCCTCAGGAACCTCCAGCTGAACGGCAACCGCTTCTCGGGAACCATCCCAGCCGGCGTCGGGCTCTGCCGGCACCTGAGCATCTTGGATTTGAGCTACAACTCATTCGAGGGAGCCCTGCCGAGCTCCATGAGGTACCTCGGTTCGTTAACTTCTCTCAAACTGTCGGACAACCAGTTGTCCGGAGACGTTCCTGCGTGGATCGGAAACTTGACGACCATTCAGCAGGTGGACCTGTCAAACAATAAGCTCGCCGGGAATTTGCCTGCTTCTCTCGGCGGCCTAAAAGAGGTGAATTACCTGAGCTTGTCGAACAACCTGCTGACCGGAGCTATCCCGGACACGGTTGCAGGATGCACGAAGCTCTCTGAGCTGCATCTGAAAGGGAATCGTCTCAACGGCAGCGTTCCACTGGGACTGTTCGACCTCGGGCTACAGGTTCTCGACTTGTCATCGAATGAGCTCACTGGCACGGTGCCTGCAGGATCGACATGGATATCAGAGACACTGCAGTCCTTGGACCTCTCAGATAACAAGCTCAATGGTACCATTCCGCCGGAGATGGCGTTGTTCTTTGGCTTGACGTATTTGAACCTCTCGTGGAACGACCTCCGGACTCAGCTGCCGCCGGAGCTCGGGTTGTTTCGGAACCTGTCGGTGTTGGATCTCCGAAGCAGTGCGTTGTATGGCTCGATCCCTGGAGATCTCTGTGAATCCGGCAGCCTCTCCGTCCTGCAATTGGATGGCAACTCTCTGACAGGTCCAATTCCTGAGGAGATCGGAAACTGCTCGTCCTTGTATCTGCT GAGCTTATCGCATAATAGCTTGAACGGTTCGATTCCGGCGTCCATGTCGCAGCTAAAGAATCTTGAAATCCTCAACTTGGAGTTCAACAACTTGAGCGGCGAGATACCGGAGCAGCTCGGTGGCCTGGACAATCTCTTGGCGGTGAACATATCGCACAACCAGCTCATCGGCCGGCTTCCGATGGGCGGCATATTCCAGAGCCTGGACTCGAGCGCACTGCAAGGAAACCTCGGCCTCTGCACTCCCCTCGTGATGGAGCCATGCAAACTGGACGTCCCCAAGCCGCTGGTCCTCGACCCCGACGCTTACGCCCGAGGCAACGGCAACGGCCTGCCGGCGGTAACCAATCCGGCGATGCCGATGCGGCACAGAAGGTTCCTCAGTGTCTCGGCCATCGTCGCGATCTCGGCTGCCGTCGTCATATTTCTTGGAGTTATGGCGGTCACTCTTCTCAACATGTCGGCCCGAAGGAGAGCAGGGCTGATGGAGAATGCATTGGAGCGCGTGTGCTCGAGCTCAACGAGGTCAGGGGGGTCGGATCTGGGGACGATGGTGGTGTTTGGTCCCGGAAGCAACCTGAGACCAGAGGATTTGGCTGTTGGCACCGAAGCCTTACTGGCCAAGGCCACCGAGTTAGGCAGGGGAGTGTTCGGGACGGTGTACCGAGCTTCCGTCGGCGAAGAAAGGGTGTTCGCCATCAAGAAGCTGTCAACAGCTAACATCGTTCAGCATCAGGAGGACTTCGATCGCGAGGTCCAGAGACTAGGAAAGGTGAGGCACCGAAATCTTATGCAACTGGAAGGCTACTACTGGACGCCGGAGCTGCAGCTGCTGATATCGGATTACGCTCACCATGGGAGCTTACACTCGAGGCTTCACAAGAGGACCGAATCGACGCCACCGCTTCCATGGCGCGATCGCTTCAAGATCGCGCTGGGGACGGCTAAGGGCCTCGCTCATCTGCACCAGTCGGTCCGCCCTCCCATCATCCACTACAACCTCAAGCCGACGAACATCCTCCTGGACGAGAACTGCCACCCAAAGATATCCGATTTCGGGCTCGCCAGGCTGCTGCAGAAGCTCGACAAGCACATCATAAGCAGTAGATTCCAGAGCGCCATGGGCTATATGGCGCCGGAACTTGCGTGCCAGAGCCTGCGGGTGAACGAGAAGTGTGATGTGTATGGGTACGGGGTGCTGATCGCGGAGCTGGTGACGGGGAAGAAGCCGGTGGAATACGGAGACGACGATGTCGTGATCCTGATCGACCATGTGAGGGCGCTCTTGGAGCAGGGCAGAGTGTTGGATTGCGTCGACTCGAGCATGGGGGAGTTCCCGGAGGAGGAGGTGCTGCCGGTGCTCAAGCTGGGACTAGTATGCACGTCTCAGATACCGTCGAGTAGGCCTTCCATGGCGGAGGTTGTTCAGATACTACAGGTGATAAAGGCACCACTTTAG